The Diospyros lotus cultivar Yz01 chromosome 11, ASM1463336v1, whole genome shotgun sequence region aattataaaaattgccTCATATTGAGAACttatctcattaaaattatctttagaCAAGGGCTTAAAAGAGAAGTGTTTTAAGATCTTTTCCGACATGAACTATGCTTTTGAGAATAGTCCATATACTATCTTGGAGAATACTTCACTATTCATCTTCTACCTGAATTAGATTCTTTTGCCTTGTCTATCTTCGTATAACTCAAGAGTATAATTCActcataattcaaattttttgtaaaaaccaAGCACTCAAAGTCAAACTATAAGTTAGCCAAATATGACTTTTAGTGTAACACTTGACTTCtaaaatgattataataaaataacactttgtcttgtgtaattttttttacttttcttgaTGGGTTGACTCGATTCTAGATTGGCCCTCGATGATCATGTTCAAAATTTTAGGGTGaatttatacattaaaaaaaaaagaagagaggatAGGCTTGAGTTTTGGGCAGGTTTTTGATTCAAAGCATGTGGGGGTGACCATAAGATTAAGGTAAGCATGAAGCATTCAAACCTATATATGTCCCCTCCAATTCTCTTTTCAAAAAGTCATATAATAAGCTGATAATTGCTTCCTTTGATTGTAATGGCTGCCTCTCCTGTTACTAAattgttcttcttttccaagtctggtttattattttttttaaatatttaaagaatttaatttaagaaaatagtaTTATTGGTGGTCTCGAGGACTTAAAGTTTAGGGTTTTGAGTTCGAGTTTCATAATTCAAGAAAATAGTATTATTGGtctataaattttacattttataataaattaatcattatcATTGGTCtcgtttttcttttaatttctaaaaaaatctcgccaaaataaaaaatattcctCTCTTCACCTTCTAAAATTTTACTGCAAAATCTTTAAGATACCAATAATGGTtgctttttttcatttttttattttatatatctacaacttgattttttttctcataatctaacaaaatttttaaaaagaaattaaattataacaaaatttttataactgCTGTaagacaaattaaaatataaaaattattttattataaaaatataaaattaaaaggcAATTATATTGTTTACCCATCATATAACTCATTTGAGTTCCAAAGAGATTAGAGATATATTGAGTTTGAAGATTATGGCTTGCACTAAGGTTGAGTGACTTGCATCCACGAGTTAATTaagttttttcctttttctttttccagtaTAGGCTATTTTCTAggttttgaaatcaaattatGTTACCTGAAAAGTAAATCTTTTGACCCAAAGGTGGCCAGCCAGTCAAAGCCACCTCCAATGGGGACAAGGGATTTTGAATTTGTGTGTGACATAATCATTCATTATGCTTAAGTAAGATTTAAAATAGAGTCAATCTTAATGTAATTATTAAAGGCTTATTAAAGGAGTTTTTTTAAGAGACTTCGATATATAAGAGTACTTGTAATTCTAGACTATGTTACACGGAAACGTTTTCGATAGAAAACAGAAATGTAGAAACggacttttttttaaaaaaataggcataaatagggttaataagaataagaaacgTTTCAGAAACGGAAAAACAGCACCTCTGAGAtgtgtttccgtgcaacataaaTTTTAGATACACGAGAATTGAACGAGTGaaattgagtcaatttaatttatttttttttaatccaatTTGATGCCCCTCTTGATTATTTTGTCCAAGTTGGACTTTAGGGTCTAATCAACCTGAATCAACCCGTTTCATTAACTACTAGTTAAATCCTAAAATTTTGTAACTTAATAAAAGATATGATTAGAAATAGATTTTACACGTCTAGAATTTATGTgaatttatgtagccaaccCGCGTAATGGGACTTTTAAGGCTTTTGATAAGTTATGGAGCGAAGACAATACATTGAACCAACCTGAATAACCAGGCTCGTGGGGCCCACCTAACTAGTGGGATTAAGGGTTGAGGCTTTTGGAAAGTTATGATTTGATGACAATACATTGCATCAGTGAAAGTGAATTACCAGGTTAACTGTGCAAAACTTCATCCACCATCACACAGATACAGAAACACACATGATAAAAGCATGAGCACAAACAACTGCATTTGAACTTGGAAAaggctaaattttaaattctggTTTCAAATTATGGATACAGACAAGTATGATGGAATCcccattttttatatttggggCATTCTGTAGACTGTTAAAACTCTTAAAGAATAAGCAAGCTATTGGATCCTAGTATGCAGAAAGACAAGGTGCCAATTTTAATACACGAGACTTACTAGTGTGGAGAAGACCCTGTCTCTATTTTCTCATGAGAAGAACAACAGTATGTGCTGCAATGCTCCTATTTTCCCCGAGGCTGTCGACCTTTTCGTGAGTTTTGGCTTTCAAGTTTACGACAGAAGGGTCTGCTCCAAGCAGCCTAGATAAATTGGCCCTGATAGCCTCCTTGTGTGGGCTCAGCTTTGGCCTTTGAAGAATCAGAGTGGCATCTAAGTTGCCTAGCTCATAACCTGCCTCGTTCATCAGTCTCACCTGACATGACCCGAATAGCAGAAGATGAGCAAGTCAGAGAACAAGTATATTCACAACTGAATCGAATATAGACTAACTGCAATATATGAGCTCCTTCAACTCATTCAAGAGAGCATGGACCAAATACCCAATACAATATCAAGGAATGGAAAATTAAACTTGAGCTATTCTAAGTGATAAGGCATCAAACTATCAAATATAACAAGTTCAAGGTTAAATTTCATCAAAATGCCAATAATGGGTCTATTTAACGTTTCATAAGTTTATCACCTCGTCATGGTTGTCAAAATCCCAATTCAACTCATACAATTTTACGTGTCAAGAACCTCTAAACCACTCAATGCTcatataaaatctaaattgtAGTAGAATCAAAGTGAATCCCAATTCTTTGGACAACAATTTTACTGATTCCAGCATAGTATTAATTCTGATCCAAGGGATGCCCTCTGCCTCTGTGAACCCTTATCTCTCTCAAACACCTTCATCACAGCCTTCTGTTGTTCCCTCTTGCTGCATGGTTGTACAGTGCTCAGTGTTGTCGTTGATTCACAACTTTCGATTGCTCAATGTCGTTGTCgattcaaaaatacaaactaCTAGCTAAGCTGTTgtcgattcacaaacacgaATTGATGTTTCCATGCTCGCCTACTCGGTGTCGCCATTTCTGTGCAACACGAATTGATTCACAGCTCCAATGCTCAGTGCCGCTGTCGATTCAGCTCGAAGGGGCATACAACTttgtctatttcttcttttacaatttcttcgtttgtttcttcttttgcaatttcCTAATCTGATTAAGTGATTCTTGTCCGCCACAGCttcatttgtttcttcttcatctgacttcattaatttgattattattgtttttttttaatttaaaagtgAATTATTGTTGGTTTCCTTAAAGAATTGAATGTTTATTGGagcttttattataattattgcttgtaatatagaaatttattaatgtatgttgtttttatttatattaggttATGACTCATATGACTTAAGAGAATTTACATTTTATGaactaatatttgaaattttcattatGGATGGGtgaatgatgataaatggacttaatatttagaaatttcatattattaagtatttttgaaattgatagatgaagttattttgaaataggtaaCAAGTATTTCATTCATAATAAGGAATAAGGTTgaaataatcatgttattaagcaatattaatttatttttttataaaatcatgtCATTATAAACTTATGTATATagattaaagggtatttttaattatctctaaaatcttacaatTTTACAATCCAagtttacgattcgattttatggTCCCTccttcgatcccacttaaaatctcaattttaacaatCTTGCACCTCATCACTGAATTGCTTTCTTTCTATGTTCCTTTTTTTTCAATTCACAACAATCATTGATCATGCATGCATGAAGATGGAACCTTGAGAACTAACTTCACAAGCATAATTATAGAAAAGTTTTAACGTTAATCACTAATTAGAAACAGAAAATTATAGATGAAGATTGGCAGCATATTTCAGTTTGATTTTGTACCACTCTGCAAGTGTATTTTCATGCTCATATTCTCTCTTTCAGGTACCTAgaagtttcatttttttctctttcttctttttcatgatAAATCAAGTACCATGCTATTCTTTTAACTCTCACAATTCATATTGGCAATAGATGGAGTCCAAGCCAGAATTGTTTGGTTAAACATTATTTTCCACacatttttcttgtattgtttGACTGCTTCAAAGATACACATTCAATGCACCATCATGGCAAGTCATTATGCTTCACATCACAGTCATGCCAGCTTCTCAATTACCCAAGACAATAATAGACCAGGTTCACTCTAACCTACAgaaaaggaaccaacattcttGTTGTTCACTTTTGTCTCGCAATGTCTGGATGCATCTTCTCCCTTCCTCTTGTCAATTCCAAGTAAGTGCTGTCCCTCTCACATCAATTCAAACTCATAAAGCCCCACTTCCAATAGCACATCCAAATCCCTCTAACTAGTTCTTAGCAATCCTCTCACTAATGAAATCAAacaccataattttttttagtcttATGCAATCAAGCACTATAAAGTTTAATTACCAAAGTGAAATCAGCAAATATCCCAACAAAATTGTTTATTTACTTGGCCAACAAACAGCTTTTAAGCTTCCTCACCAGTTATTTCTCTCAAAGTCAGAAGCAGGTTTttctaataatttcaaaaaccaaagaAGGACACAACATAatgaaaacaataataaaagcAAATATCAATCCTTGAGTAGCCCAAAGTTAAATTAGAGCACGTGCATTTGAATTTGATGTGcatataataattaatcaaatcaaagagACATATATAAGTAAGCAAAACTCACAGCTTCTTTGATGAAAACTGACGAGGCTGCACCTTTCCATTTGGGATCAGAATCGGGAAAGATCTGGCCAATGTCTGGAAGCCCTAAAGCACCCAGAATAGCATCGACAACACAGTGAAGCAGCACATCACCTGCAAACCAAAAATATTAAGCTATCAGAAACACACAAATTACAAAtaaacacacatacacatacatatgcAATTATAAGTAAAACCAATTCAACATCGTGAATTAGTCAGTGAATTTTAACCAACAGATTAAGCTCTCTCTGCAGCCACATATAAGGCCTTAGAACAAATACGCaaaaataaacacacacacacacacacacacacacacagggtTAACAATACTTCAAGTGATTCAGCCCCAAAATATAGGCCTTTTCAACAACTACAGGAATATACTCATAAGTGAACTTACACGTGTAGTGTCAATGGAATTAGTTTAATTATGCAATTAATTTGGTCATCCTAGTGAACGTTCTCAGCCTCAAACGATTATGTCTTAGAAGAAATTCCAAAAACCTATAAATACGTACATATTTATACACAGCTGTTTgaagaaagaattaaataaagatgtatatgtattatgatgTGCAATTAGAGTTATAGTGAGCGAAATCGACCATCTGAATGAGCTTCGCAGCCTCTATCGTGAGGAATGTCGATGCCGCCGATGATGAGAGGGTATCCAGGCTCCAACCGGTGGAGATCGAAGCCGTGGCCGACTCGGAACGGAAGAGACTTCCCCGGAGTCACGGCGGTGGTGGCCTCGGCCACGGCCTCCGCCGCTGCTGCCGCCGCTCTCGGCGTTGATCGGAAAGACAGAGACGGCAGCGGGACTGCGGCCGAGCGTCCGGCGACGAAGGctggagaaaagagagaagaaagggcGGTGTTTGGCTTTGGAGCAGCGGTATTCTGCTTGAGAATAGGAGAGGCGAAAGAGAGCGCAGGAGTGGCCATCGCCATTATCGATTGCTTTTGGAAAGGTGTTTGGTTTACAGCGAAGACTAGAAACTTGAATGGGTTGAGTCCACGTGGCACGGATTAGTTTAATTGCTCAACGGCCACTCAATTTTTATCGTATTTCTATTTTGGTAccaataaatttgaaaattttctttgattgttTTTATTCCCAGGGTATATGCTATTTGGCATCTGAAAGGAATCAAACTGGAAGGacgttatttattttatttttatttttatttaaaaagaaaattaattattatactttaacACAACCTAATAAACTTCTCTATTTCAAACTCTATCACGTTGGCCATTATCGtacatattattttgatataggCAAACACAATaccaagaagaaaaaatctatTAATATTCTCAGTGAAGTGCCAATAACTAGGGTTGCAAATGAGCTAAGTCATTTGCGAGCAAATTGGTGTTTGACTCGAGAAAAACTCGTTCGATTTCATTCGTTAAGGTAAATGATCCGAACTTAAATCTAACTTTGAAACTCGATTTGTAAATAGTTAAATTTGAGCTCATTAAAATTCACAAACATGTTCGATTGGAGGTTGTTGAatactaataggctcgattagACACTCATAAACATGCTCGAAAAAAGTTTACAAATAACTTGTGAACAACCtcacttataaatatattattcaacATAAAGCTATCAAAccttaaattattataataatataatcaaattaaatatatttaaaattattatatatattagtttaatcatttaacttaatataatatataataaagtaaaataacaaattaagttTAAACAAATAACAAGTTATGGCGAGCTTGAACTTGTTAGAGTTCGGGCTCGCTAACAAGTGCTTGAGCTGAGCTTTAAGGCTTGAGTCTAGAAACTAGCTCCTCAAGCCTAGAAATTGACTCGTGAGCCGAGTCTGAGCTAGCTCAATTGCAACCTTACCAATAACACTAGAAATGACCCTTTGAATCAATAAGAATCCAAGAACAATTCCAAAACTGTCGATTGATAAGagttttatatctttatatctttatatatataaaagtaagatagtctgaaaaaaaaaaaatttcccccaaaacatgcgttaataatttgtatttaatacttattgcattaataatttgcatttagtaatttatattaatagtttaaaattttcaattattttgaaataataagtactaattattataaaattaataatgaattttaaatacatgagtttttcaatggtAATCATAGattttccaatacattattatgtgaatattaaatatttaactaatccgtcaatcaataaaaaataaatactatttatgaagaatatgaatagacacttaaagtattaattaaatcacaaaaaattgttcattaaataaaatcttatctttatataatataataatatataatctttttatatatataaaaataggatagtctggaaaaaaaattcagccaaaatttgcattaataatttacattagtAATtgcataatttaaaattttcaattactttgaaataataagtactaattattgtaaaattaataatgaattttaaatacatgagttttcaatacattattacgtgaatattaaatatttaattaatccgttaatcaatcaaaaataaatattatttatgaggaatattaatagacacttaaagtattaattaaatcacaaaaaattatccattatataaaatattatctttatataatataataatatatattatattatattaaagtagaatagtttgcaaattttttttctttcaaaaagtcTGCCAAGTTGTTTttgcttttaaaatttatattaaatttgcatgaattttctgtaaaatattaatagacaatttGAACTATTAATTTAGTCATataaaattatccatttatttaaaattttatctttatatctttattctatatatatatataatattaaaataggatagtcaagcaaagtattttgtcaaatatcaatcaatggtgatttttttccctaaaaagcttgcattaaatcaaagatagtgattaattaattattaattttacttaattaattaattttactttaataattatattataatcttgaaaatgtaatatcttaacaaattcataaaaagatatttaagaTTGTCAAATGCTTAgttttttcaatgctaattaatatttaagatatcacatttttaagactatgaaaaaatcaaaatttatatttttaaaactttgttattattaaaaatgtattcttactcatatttaagaattttaatttatatttataatataataaataaaaaataacaaacgtctttgaattgatatattataaattttattatatttatttataaataaatataatataataaataaaaaaattataaatattttaccaaataacttacttaatgtgttaattattctttaacacattAAATGACGATACATTGAATTAAGagtgttctccattagtatattgaataacgaataattaattaaacttaaattttgataaaaaactAAGtattaaaaggaagaaaattataattatcaattatgttagaattatttaaaataacgagtttaatatttaatttttaagttaactGAGCTAGCAGGGCCAAGCTGTTCTTGCTTCAGCTTTCTGAAGAAAGAATCTGGAAGGTGAACATTTGAATTGAATTGCAAGATAGATACATGAGGCAAGAGCATAAGCTATAGCATTATCTCAATGCTGGTAGTTTATACATGCAAAATGTACAGTTATAGATAGCCAAGTTCAGAACAAAGAGCAAACAGGTTCCTTTTTGGCTAACAGAGAAAACACATCCATTATATGATGGTGAGAATATTTACAGGCATCCAGAGAAACCTTGTAGAACTTCAAGCGACAGACGAGAGCTCGTTATGGCGGGATATCAGAAGTTGAAGCTCTCGGGTGCTTGCACCCTTGCTCGGGTGTTAGAAGTTCGGGGGCAGCTCTCTTTGGTCTCATCTGCAAACAGAAAGGAGGGTGAGGGGACGGGAAAGGATAGATCTCTGTCGTGTGTGCTCGCATTGTCGTGTTATAGTGAACTCTACCTTCTCATCCGCACGTTGATAGAAATGTCTCAGAAGAATATTTTTGGCTTCTGCAGATATCACTGCCAGAATGTAAAAGGGATGTCAATGATGCATCGTGGAACAAGAAGTGTGTAAGGTAAGCAATAgacaaattaaacaaaaacatGCATCCATCAGTAACAAAGTTAATTGGTCACTTTTCTTAAGTTACTCATAGCAGGCCAAATTTGAATCCACTAAGTTATATAATAAAGATCTTTGCCTTAAACATGGTAaaccaaactctctctctctctttatatatatatatatatatatatacacacgcgcGCGAGAAATTAGCATGAAGAATTGCTATCATGGATGTAGTAGAGTGACGTAGAAATTCGGCCATAGAAGCACATAATGTTACCTTGTCTTCACTTGAACCCCATTTTATGatcaataaatatgattttgaaggTGGAGTGGGGGATGTATTTTTGACAAGATATACACAGAGGGGAAAGACCATGGGAGATGTGAGAATAATCAATCAATTATCCAAAATTGAGAATTCAAATGAAGGTATTGAGCAAAAGCTTAGCATCAGGTGACCTAACACTTAAAGGCAGCCATCTAGACAAGGCAAGGGCATCAACTTTAATATGCATCACTATAATCACTACGACAGAACTTTcttattaccaaaaaaaaaaaaaagaactattCTGGACCCGCCCCaaccaaagaaaaaaatgaaaaacaacacaaaacatccaagaaaaaacctaaaaagagagagagaggaagaaaacgAAAGCCATAGAATTCCCACCCTAACATCCAAGTTCAAACATAGGAAATCACTTGCTACAACTACTGCTTATCGAAAGAAGACAAGAATTGCGAGtgattttccaaataaaaaaatgtgtctTAACTTTTAATATCACAAATTTGCAAAGAAAGCCAAAATTTTGTTGTCataacattatatatttatgatcTAATGAGCAACAATATAATCAAGATAAATCATCATTACTGAAAAGAAATGTCTGTCCCATCAATCATGcattaaaacatatattggttttaCGCAACTTTGAAGCAAAAATCAAAAGGGGGCAAATTCCAAGaaatttattcttttcattttcttctgaATGTAAAAGGTACTAGGGAAGCAATATTACTAGAGGACCAGCTTGGGTAAAACAATAGCATTGTCTAACCATATGAAATACCTTTATTGCAATAGATTAAATGtgaaagaaattattaaaaattaatgacatAAACCAGACAATGGTAGTCACAAAATGTGAATACTCTTTTTTGTTTAAAGGaacaataaaggaaaagaaataaaagctCCATTGTCCTTGCTAATATAATTCAGTAAAATGAAGTTGTAGACAACATCAATCTGACATAAACTCTCTGTTTATCTTCAACTTCCATATAAATATCTCGTACAATGATAGACATAAATAATCTCGAGCATTTCTTTTTAGATAACCAAAATCTGGAGCATTTTAAGGGgttattctctttttttctttgtttttttctagagggaaaggtaagcacAATGGTAAGGTTCAAGTCAGGTAATAATTTCTTTGCTAAGCAAGGGTAAGACTGTGTACAATTGACTTTCCCCAAAGCCCACAttgtgagagccttgagaatgggttccttttgttttcttctagAGGGAGTGGGGCAACTGAGGGGGAGCCTTGGTAGCAATAGTAAGATTGTTCCTTTGTGATTGGAAGGTCACAAGTTCAAGTTGTGAAATATCCTCTTTCCAAGCAAGGGAAAGACTGCAAAAaaaaatgatcctcgaaaagcGAGAGCCTCATATCCTAAGGATCCCCTTGGAGTGGGGAGACTAAATGAATCAGATATCTTTGGGAAATACTTACCTACCATAGCCACGTGCAtacaaatacaaaagaaaacaaactcAACATGCAACCAATTACTTGTATAtgtaacaaaaagaaaaaggaaacagcTTGACCAATAGCAAGAGACAAGACTAATCTCATTACCTTGATTAGGTGGGGGAAGAGTACGATCATGAGTAGGATGATAAGTGACGGGCGTCATTTTCTGatacagagagagaaaaaaacaaattgtAATCGAAAGTTATTGcatatctcattttttctttaaaacaaaatcatcaaaGAAAAGCAAGTGAAGCATTTTTAGCTCTTGGACAGGTGAGTAAGGAGAAAATCAATGCCAGGAAGTTTCTATTCTTCAAAACCCATTTGTATCTACCTAAAACCCTTACAGGAACATTATGCCTTTTTCAAGTAAACATCTGGCTGCCCATGAAGTACAGTGACAATGTTCGTTGTTGCTTTGCATAGATTCCAG contains the following coding sequences:
- the LOC127813167 gene encoding DET1- and DDB1-associated protein 1, with amino-acid sequence MGSMLGDWPSFDPHNFSQLRPSDPSNPSKMTPVTYHPTHDRTLPPPNQVISAEAKNILLRHFYQRADEKMRPKRAAPELLTPEQGCKHPRASTSDIPP
- the LOC127813742 gene encoding 2-C-methyl-D-erythritol 2,4-cyclodiphosphate synthase, chloroplastic, whose protein sequence is MAMATPALSFASPILKQNTAAPKPNTALSSLFSPAFVAGRSAAVPLPSLSFRSTPRAAAAAAEAVAEATTAVTPGKSLPFRVGHGFDLHRLEPGYPLIIGGIDIPHDRGCEAHSDGDVLLHCVVDAILGALGLPDIGQIFPDSDPKWKGAASSVFIKEAVRLMNEAGYELGNLDATLILQRPKLSPHKEAIRANLSRLLGADPSVVNLKAKTHEKVDSLGENRSIAAHTVVLLMRK